The proteins below come from a single Alnus glutinosa chromosome 9, dhAlnGlut1.1, whole genome shotgun sequence genomic window:
- the LOC133876744 gene encoding NAC domain-containing protein 68-like encodes MASYTPPAGFRFQPEEEDLVLFYLRPKAAGQPLPFPDVIFEYDDLYGEKEPCVIWDMYAGPSVDETLDDLYFFTKLKWLSDSRVDRRAGSGGTWANESSKIIYARGTRVPIAKKRKFRYVNPGSSQDGAWIMQEYSLPITKAQPDVGSSSSSSSSSYVVCRLRKNNRPDSDSSESESPPPISSRERKDQAEKMKRLINLLKRKREQRTKRYS; translated from the coding sequence ATGGCTTCTTATACTCCGCCAGCGGGTTTCAGGTTCCAGCCGGAGGAAGAAGATCTCGTGCTGTTCTACCTTCGCCCCAAGGCTGCTGGACAGCCATTGCCGTTCCCGGACGTTATCTTCGAGTATGATGATCTTTACGGCGAGAAAGAGCCTTGTGTGATATGGGACATGTACGCAGGTCCCTCTGTGGACGAGACCCTGGACGACCTTTACTTCTTCACCAAATTGAAGTGGTTGAGTGACTCCCGTGTCGATCGGAGGGCCGGTTCCGGCGGGACTTGGGCCAATGAGTCGTCTAAGATCATCTACGCTCGTGGGACGAGAGTCCCCATTGCCAAGAAGAGGAAGTTCCGGTACGTGAACCCCGGGTCGTCCCAAGATGGTGCCTGGATCATGCAGGAGTACAGCCTGCCGATAACCAAGGCTCAGCCCGACGTggggtcttcttcttcttcttcttcgtcttcctaCGTGGTCTGCCGCTTGAGGAAGAACAATCGGCCCGACAGCGATAGCAGCGAATCTGAAAGTCCTCCGCCGATTTCCAGCCGAGAAAGAAAAGACCAAGCAGAGAAGATGAAGCGGTTGATCAATCTTCTCAAGAGGAAAagagaacaaagaacaaaaagataTAGTTAG
- the LOC133877080 gene encoding outer envelope protein 39, chloroplastic: protein MGAQKSIHAGKAKIDVNVDLTHKLCASLMLTPFRSTGSPLSLIIGSLYIKHPNLFGGSEKLDLSWDKGLYDSNVLVAYRRPRPEWLAQQSFVMQHSLSPEIGVHGIPMDNFTRSGSGGVNLSRLSVGMDLNEPASSRWSSATSIKFEHVRPLNDDGRTISRDLDGFPVTCSGNSHDSMVVLRQESRFAKANDRTFSRFSLQIEQGIPVLSKWLIFNRFKFVASKGVKLGPAFLLTSLTGGSIVGDMAPYQAFAIGGLSSVRGYGEGAVGSGRSCLVANSELTFPLNKMFEGAIFLDCGTDLGSGQHVPGNPAFRQGKPGSGIGLGYGLRFKSQFGHFQVDYAINAFQQKTVYFGISNLAS, encoded by the exons ATGGGAGCTCAGAAGAGCATCCATGCTGGCAAAG CCAAGATTGATGTTAATGTTGATCTCACTCACAAGCTCTGCGCTTCTTTGATGCTTACTCCTTTCag GAGCACTGGCAGTCCTCTTTCTCTGATAATTGGGAG TCTTTACATCAAACACCCGAACTTATTTGGTGGAAGCGAGAAGCTTGATTTATCTTGGGACAAGGGGCTGTATGATTCAAATGTCTTGGTGGCTTATCGGAGGCCGAGACCTGAATGGCTTGCTCAACAGTCTTTTGTTATGCAG CATTCTCTTTCACCTGAGATTGGGGTCCATGGTATCCCCATGGACAATTTCACCCGTTCAGGGAGTGGAGGTGTGAATTTGTCTCGACTATCAGTTGGAATGGATCTGAATGAGCCAGCAAGTTCTAGATGGAGCAGCGCAACCAGTATAAAATTTGAG CATGTTCGCCCTCTAAATGATGATGGTCGCACAATAAGCAGAGATCTTGATGGGTTTCCTGTGACTTGCAG TGGCAATTCGCATGACAGTATGGTAGTTTTAAGGCAAGAATCTCGATTTGCTAAGGCAAATGATCGTACTTTTTCTCGT TTTAGTCTGCAAATAGAACAAGGGATTCCAGTTCTATCTAAGTGGCTAATCTTCAACCGGTTTAAATTTGTAGCATCAAAGGGAGTCAAACTTGGGCCAGCATTTCTTTTGACAAG CCTGACAGGTGGTTCCATTGTTGGGGACATGGCTCCTTACCAAGCATTTGCAATTGGGGGTCTTAGCAGTGTGCGGGGTTATGGTGAGGGTGCAGTTGGATCTGGGAGATCTTGTCTGGTTGCTAACAGTGAATTGACATTCCCGTTA aACAAGATGTTTGAAGGTGCTATTTTCTTAGACTGTGGAACCGACTTGGGGTCTGGTCAACATGTACCTG GAAATCCAGCATTTCGGCAGGGCAAACCGGGATCTGGTATTGGGCTTGGATATGGTCTGCGGTTTAAATCTCAGTTTGGTCACTTTCAGGTTGATTATGCAATCAATGCATTTCAACAGAAAACTGTCTACTTTGGCATCAGCAACCTTGCTTCCTGA